Proteins from one Setaria italica strain Yugu1 chromosome V, Setaria_italica_v2.0, whole genome shotgun sequence genomic window:
- the LOC101770445 gene encoding LEAF RUST 10 DISEASE-RESISTANCE LOCUS RECEPTOR-LIKE PROTEIN KINASE-like 1.2 isoform X4 → MALLLRHRLLPPPLLLLAILVAASHGSPSSGGDSYDTSMCVRQPYNCGNVNISYPFYSKMETLLGNDSSYCGYPGMEIQCEEGRAFLELDSGKYTVSRIDYEPPGVWLADPDVLNEGSCPRANHNVTLGNVSWLDYPNDTVDYLLFFINCNFLSAPDITGPPSNTTSTCKFDDEPAYGMSFVFREQDVPYQDTNWWQVCGKVIQVPVLKSGLPPDPQNDPRWRNGGYGSSLREGFQLAWHQERKASACDQCERSKGQCGYNKTGVYVACLCSGGRVGTPNCTTANSSGSKRTPLKVIAGVSAAAAGLAVLGAGAFLFIMRKRRKNNVINSSSKLLKYSGSGGTPRSRVGDMESGSIDDPATHLFTYEELEEATNSFDENRELGDGGFGTVYKGYLKDGRVVAVKRLYNSYRRLEQFHNEAAILSGLRHPNLVMFYGCTSSQSRELLLVYEFVANGTVADHLHGPRAPERALSWPLRLNVAIESAAALAYLHAIEPPVVHRDVKTTNILLDADFHVKVADFGLSRLFPLDVTHVSTAPQGTPGYVDPEYHQCYQLTDKSDVYSFGVVLVELISSKPAVDITRHRNEINLAGMAISKIQKCQLEQLVDLDLGYESDPATKKMMTMVAELAFRCLQQNGEMRPPMKEVLEVLRSIQGECPMEKDGDKHKDGPFSPTTVHAPWDSRATTPNTSRD, encoded by the exons ATGGCTCTCTTGCTACGGCaccggctgctgccgccgccgctgcttctcCTTGCCATCTTGGTTGCCGCTTCCCATGGCTCGCCTTCCAGCGGGGGCGATAGCTACGACACCTCCATGTGCGTGCGGCAACCTTACAACTGCGGCAACGTCAACATCAGCTACCCGTTCTATAGCAAGATGGAAACTCTCCTGGGAAACGACAGCTCGTACTGCGGCTACCCTGGCATGGAGATTCAGTGCGAGGAAGGCCGAGCCTTCCTGGAACTCGACAGTGGCAAGTACACCGTCTCGCGCATCGACTACGAGCCCCCCGGAGTCTGGCTTGCTGATCCTGATGTCCTCAACGAGGGGAGCTGCCCCAGAGCCAATCACAACGTGACGCTCGGGAATGTCTCATGGCTGGACTATCCTAACGACACCGTCGATTACCTCCTCTTCTTTATCAATTGCAACTTCCTCTCCGCCCCCGACATCACTGGGCCACCGTCAAACACGACCTCCACCTGCAAATTCGATGACGAGCCGGCGTATGGGATGTCTTTTGTGTTTCGGGAGCAAGACGTGCCGTACCAGGACACGAATTGGTGGCAGGTGTGCGGCAAAGTTATCCAAGTGCCTGTGCTCAAATCCGGTCTCCCTCCCGATCCACAAAATGATCCTAGATGGAGGAACGGTGGGTACGGCAGCAGTCTTCGTGAAGGATTCCAGTTGGCATGGCACCAAGAGCGCAAGGCCTCCGCGTGTGACCAGTGCGAGCGATCCAAGGGGCAGTGCGGCTACAACAAGACGGGGGTATACGTAGCATGCTTGTGCTCCGGCGGGCGAGTCGGCACTCCCAATTGCACCACAGCCAATTCTTCCG GATCAAAAAGGACTCCTCTCAAAGTTATTGCAG GTGtctcggctgctgctgctggtcttGCCGTGCTTGGTGCTGGCGCGTTTCTGTTCATTATGcgcaagaggaggaagaacaacgtGATCAACTCATCCTCGAAGCTCCTCAAGTACAGCGGCTCTGGCGGGACCCCGCGTTCCCGGGTCGGCGACATGGAGTCCGGCAGCATCGACGACCCGGCAACGCACCTCTTCACCTACGAGGAGCTCGAGGAGGCCACCAATTCCTTCGACGAGAACAGAGAACTCGGTGATGGCGGCTTCGGCACCGTCTACAAAG GGTACCTCAAGGATGGGCGCGTGGTGGCGGTGAAGCGTCTGTACAACAGCTACCGGCGCTTGGAGCAGTTCCATAACGAGGCGGCCATCCTGTCCGGCCTGCGCCACCCGAACCTGGTCATGTTCTACGGCTGCACGTCCAGCCAGAGCCGGGAGCTCCTCCTGGTGTACGAGTTCGTCGCCAACGGCACGGTCGCCGACCACCTGCACGGGCCCCGCGCCCCCGAGCGCGCCCTCTCGTGGCCGCTCCGCCTCAACGTCGCCATCGAGtccgccgcggcgctcgccTACCTCCACGCCATCGAGCCGCCCGTCGTGCACCGCGACGTCAAGACCaccaacatcctcctcgacgccgaCTTCCACGtcaaggtcgccgacttcggccTCTCCCGCCTCTTCCCCCTCGACGTCACGCACGTCTCCACCGCGCCCCAGGGCACGCCAGG GTACGTGGATCCAGAGTACCACCAGTGCTACCAGCTGACGGACaagagcgacgtgtacagcttcggggtGGTCCTGGTGGAGCTCATCTCGTCGAAGCCCGCCGTGGACATCACCCGGCACCGCAACGAGATCAACCTGGCCGGCATGGCCATCAGCAAGATCCAGAAGTGCCAGCTCGAGCAGCTCGTGGACCTCGACCTGGGCTACGAGTCCGACCCGGCgacgaagaagatgatgacgatGGTGGCGGAGCTGGCCTTCCGCTGCCTGCAGCAGAACGGCGAGATGCGCCCGCCGATGAAGGAGGTGCTGGAGGTGCTCAGGAGCATCCAGGGCGAGTGCCCGATGGAGAAGGACGGAGACAAACACAAGGACGGGCCCTTCTCGCCCACCACGGTCCACGCTCCTTGGGACAGCAGGGCCACGACGCCCAACACCAGCAGGGATTAG
- the LOC101770445 gene encoding LEAF RUST 10 DISEASE-RESISTANCE LOCUS RECEPTOR-LIKE PROTEIN KINASE-like 1.2 isoform X5 — MPPLSHRDRSLLLLLLLFLAVGCSGDDTYATSACRWRPYLCGGVNISYPFYLTSDTKAIPDHEGESYCGYPGLAVTCDGGNRAVLKLGGYNYTVSRIHYANLIVSLADADAAAAGNGCPIVDHNVTFPAGARLFLPISAIDYLFFFINCSFGHPDAPAPSKPKPPKPPTIKPITCGDFDEPDSMTFVLPSREVPPADWSGACKSVFGAPVLRDAVPRDAQDPKWRGDGYSKALRSGFQLGWERSSGECSRCEQSGGKCGFSGAGEFLGCLCADGRMGDGDCRSKRTPLKVIAGVSAAAAGLAVLGAGAFLFIMRKRRKNNVINSSSKLLKYSGSGGTPRSRVGDMESGSIDDPATHLFTYEELEEATNSFDENRELGDGGFGTVYKGYLKDGRVVAVKRLYNSYRRLEQFHNEAAILSGLRHPNLVMFYGCTSSQSRELLLVYEFVANGTVADHLHGPRAPERALSWPLRLNVAIESAAALAYLHAIEPPVVHRDVKTTNILLDADFHVKVADFGLSRLFPLDVTHVSTAPQGTPGYVDPEYHQCYQLTDKSDVYSFGVVLVELISSKPAVDITRHRNEINLAGMAISKIQKCQLEQLVDLDLGYESDPATKKMMTMVAELAFRCLQQNGEMRPPMKEVLEVLRSIQGECPMEKDGDKHKDGPFSPTTVHAPWDSRATTPNTSRD; from the exons ATGCCTCCCCTGAGCCACCGTGACCGaagcctcctgctgctcctccttctcttcctcgccgtcggcTGCAGCGGCGATGACACCTACGCCACATCCGCGTGCCGGTGGCGGCCGTACCTCTGCGGCGGCGTGAACATCAGCTACCCGTTCTACCTTACCAGCGACACCAAGGCGATCCCGGACCACGAAGGCGAGTCGTACTGCGGCTACCCGGGCCTGGCCGTCACCTGCGACGGCGGCAACAGGGCCGTCCTGAAGCTCGGCGGGTATAACTACACGGTCTCGCGCATCCACTACGCGAACCTGATCGTCtcgctcgccgacgccgacgccgcggccgcgggcaaCGGCTGCCCCATTGTGGACCACAACGTGACCTTCCCGGCGGGCGCCCGGCTGTTCCTCCCCATCTCCGCCATCGActacctcttcttcttcatcaactgCTCCTTCGGGCACCCGGACGCCCCTGCTCCTTCCAAGCCCAAACCGCCGAAGCCGCCGACCATCAAGCCCATCACCTGCGGAGACTTCGACGAACCGGACTCCATGACGTTCGTGCTCCCGAGCCGTGAGGTGCCTCCCGCCGACTGGTCCGGGGCATGCAAGAGCGTCTTCGGAGCACCCGTGCTCAGAGACGCCGTCCCCCGCGACGCGCAGGACCCCAAGTGGAGGGGCGACGGGTACTCCAAGGCCCTCCGCTCGGGGTTCCAGCTGGGCTGGGAACGGAGCTCCGGGGAGTGCAGCCGGTGCGAGCAGTCCGGTGGCAAGTGCGGGttcagcggcgccggcgagttCCTGGGCTGCCTCTGCGCCGACGGCCGCATGGGCGACGGCGACTGCA GATCAAAAAGGACTCCTCTCAAAGTTATTGCAG GTGtctcggctgctgctgctggtcttGCCGTGCTTGGTGCTGGCGCGTTTCTGTTCATTATGcgcaagaggaggaagaacaacgtGATCAACTCATCCTCGAAGCTCCTCAAGTACAGCGGCTCTGGCGGGACCCCGCGTTCCCGGGTCGGCGACATGGAGTCCGGCAGCATCGACGACCCGGCAACGCACCTCTTCACCTACGAGGAGCTCGAGGAGGCCACCAATTCCTTCGACGAGAACAGAGAACTCGGTGATGGCGGCTTCGGCACCGTCTACAAAG GGTACCTCAAGGATGGGCGCGTGGTGGCGGTGAAGCGTCTGTACAACAGCTACCGGCGCTTGGAGCAGTTCCATAACGAGGCGGCCATCCTGTCCGGCCTGCGCCACCCGAACCTGGTCATGTTCTACGGCTGCACGTCCAGCCAGAGCCGGGAGCTCCTCCTGGTGTACGAGTTCGTCGCCAACGGCACGGTCGCCGACCACCTGCACGGGCCCCGCGCCCCCGAGCGCGCCCTCTCGTGGCCGCTCCGCCTCAACGTCGCCATCGAGtccgccgcggcgctcgccTACCTCCACGCCATCGAGCCGCCCGTCGTGCACCGCGACGTCAAGACCaccaacatcctcctcgacgccgaCTTCCACGtcaaggtcgccgacttcggccTCTCCCGCCTCTTCCCCCTCGACGTCACGCACGTCTCCACCGCGCCCCAGGGCACGCCAGG GTACGTGGATCCAGAGTACCACCAGTGCTACCAGCTGACGGACaagagcgacgtgtacagcttcggggtGGTCCTGGTGGAGCTCATCTCGTCGAAGCCCGCCGTGGACATCACCCGGCACCGCAACGAGATCAACCTGGCCGGCATGGCCATCAGCAAGATCCAGAAGTGCCAGCTCGAGCAGCTCGTGGACCTCGACCTGGGCTACGAGTCCGACCCGGCgacgaagaagatgatgacgatGGTGGCGGAGCTGGCCTTCCGCTGCCTGCAGCAGAACGGCGAGATGCGCCCGCCGATGAAGGAGGTGCTGGAGGTGCTCAGGAGCATCCAGGGCGAGTGCCCGATGGAGAAGGACGGAGACAAACACAAGGACGGGCCCTTCTCGCCCACCACGGTCCACGCTCCTTGGGACAGCAGGGCCACGACGCCCAACACCAGCAGGGATTAG
- the LOC101770445 gene encoding LEAF RUST 10 DISEASE-RESISTANCE LOCUS RECEPTOR-LIKE PROTEIN KINASE-like 1.2 isoform X3: protein MPPLSHRDRSLLLLLLLFLAVGCSGDDTYATSACRWRPYLCGGVNISYPFYLTSDTKAIPDHEGESYCGYPGLAVTCDGGNRAVLKLGGYNYTVSRIHYANLIVSLADADAAAAGNGCPIVDHNVTFPAGARLFLPISAIDYLFFFINCSFGHPDAPAPSKPKPPKPPTIKPITCGDFDEPDSMTFVLPSREVPPADWSGACKSVFGAPVLRDAVPRDAQDPKWRGDGYSKALRSGFQLGWERSSGECSRCEQSGGKCGFSGAGEFLGCLCADGRMGDGDCSKTLADSSSLGSKRTPLKVIAGVSAAAAGLAVLGAGAFLFIMRKRRKNNVINSSSKLLKYSGSGGTPRSRVGDMESGSIDDPATHLFTYEELEEATNSFDENRELGDGGFGTVYKGYLKDGRVVAVKRLYNSYRRLEQFHNEAAILSGLRHPNLVMFYGCTSSQSRELLLVYEFVANGTVADHLHGPRAPERALSWPLRLNVAIESAAALAYLHAIEPPVVHRDVKTTNILLDADFHVKVADFGLSRLFPLDVTHVSTAPQGTPGYVDPEYHQCYQLTDKSDVYSFGVVLVELISSKPAVDITRHRNEINLAGMAISKIQKCQLEQLVDLDLGYESDPATKKMMTMVAELAFRCLQQNGEMRPPMKEVLEVLRSIQGECPMEKDGDKHKDGPFSPTTVHAPWDSRATTPNTSRD, encoded by the exons ATGCCTCCCCTGAGCCACCGTGACCGaagcctcctgctgctcctccttctcttcctcgccgtcggcTGCAGCGGCGATGACACCTACGCCACATCCGCGTGCCGGTGGCGGCCGTACCTCTGCGGCGGCGTGAACATCAGCTACCCGTTCTACCTTACCAGCGACACCAAGGCGATCCCGGACCACGAAGGCGAGTCGTACTGCGGCTACCCGGGCCTGGCCGTCACCTGCGACGGCGGCAACAGGGCCGTCCTGAAGCTCGGCGGGTATAACTACACGGTCTCGCGCATCCACTACGCGAACCTGATCGTCtcgctcgccgacgccgacgccgcggccgcgggcaaCGGCTGCCCCATTGTGGACCACAACGTGACCTTCCCGGCGGGCGCCCGGCTGTTCCTCCCCATCTCCGCCATCGActacctcttcttcttcatcaactgCTCCTTCGGGCACCCGGACGCCCCTGCTCCTTCCAAGCCCAAACCGCCGAAGCCGCCGACCATCAAGCCCATCACCTGCGGAGACTTCGACGAACCGGACTCCATGACGTTCGTGCTCCCGAGCCGTGAGGTGCCTCCCGCCGACTGGTCCGGGGCATGCAAGAGCGTCTTCGGAGCACCCGTGCTCAGAGACGCCGTCCCCCGCGACGCGCAGGACCCCAAGTGGAGGGGCGACGGGTACTCCAAGGCCCTCCGCTCGGGGTTCCAGCTGGGCTGGGAACGGAGCTCCGGGGAGTGCAGCCGGTGCGAGCAGTCCGGTGGCAAGTGCGGGttcagcggcgccggcgagttCCTGGGCTGCCTCTGCGCCGACGGCCGCATGGGCGACGGCGACTGCAGTAAGACACTTGCTGACTCTTCTTCACTCG GATCAAAAAGGACTCCTCTCAAAGTTATTGCAG GTGtctcggctgctgctgctggtcttGCCGTGCTTGGTGCTGGCGCGTTTCTGTTCATTATGcgcaagaggaggaagaacaacgtGATCAACTCATCCTCGAAGCTCCTCAAGTACAGCGGCTCTGGCGGGACCCCGCGTTCCCGGGTCGGCGACATGGAGTCCGGCAGCATCGACGACCCGGCAACGCACCTCTTCACCTACGAGGAGCTCGAGGAGGCCACCAATTCCTTCGACGAGAACAGAGAACTCGGTGATGGCGGCTTCGGCACCGTCTACAAAG GGTACCTCAAGGATGGGCGCGTGGTGGCGGTGAAGCGTCTGTACAACAGCTACCGGCGCTTGGAGCAGTTCCATAACGAGGCGGCCATCCTGTCCGGCCTGCGCCACCCGAACCTGGTCATGTTCTACGGCTGCACGTCCAGCCAGAGCCGGGAGCTCCTCCTGGTGTACGAGTTCGTCGCCAACGGCACGGTCGCCGACCACCTGCACGGGCCCCGCGCCCCCGAGCGCGCCCTCTCGTGGCCGCTCCGCCTCAACGTCGCCATCGAGtccgccgcggcgctcgccTACCTCCACGCCATCGAGCCGCCCGTCGTGCACCGCGACGTCAAGACCaccaacatcctcctcgacgccgaCTTCCACGtcaaggtcgccgacttcggccTCTCCCGCCTCTTCCCCCTCGACGTCACGCACGTCTCCACCGCGCCCCAGGGCACGCCAGG GTACGTGGATCCAGAGTACCACCAGTGCTACCAGCTGACGGACaagagcgacgtgtacagcttcggggtGGTCCTGGTGGAGCTCATCTCGTCGAAGCCCGCCGTGGACATCACCCGGCACCGCAACGAGATCAACCTGGCCGGCATGGCCATCAGCAAGATCCAGAAGTGCCAGCTCGAGCAGCTCGTGGACCTCGACCTGGGCTACGAGTCCGACCCGGCgacgaagaagatgatgacgatGGTGGCGGAGCTGGCCTTCCGCTGCCTGCAGCAGAACGGCGAGATGCGCCCGCCGATGAAGGAGGTGCTGGAGGTGCTCAGGAGCATCCAGGGCGAGTGCCCGATGGAGAAGGACGGAGACAAACACAAGGACGGGCCCTTCTCGCCCACCACGGTCCACGCTCCTTGGGACAGCAGGGCCACGACGCCCAACACCAGCAGGGATTAG
- the LOC101770445 gene encoding LEAF RUST 10 DISEASE-RESISTANCE LOCUS RECEPTOR-LIKE PROTEIN KINASE-like 1.2 isoform X2, whose translation MAHLPRFLPVILFPFLSLVAHCPASHGTPLPPTYDVSMCVDSPIWCGGVEIHYPFYLANATAYHYGAPFSCGYTDLKIACKDDGETQTPVIHLGRADYTVQNIFYNNNSFLLADADVLRGGDCPRVRHNVSFDEAWLQLRNTSSHDNLTFFFGCFSKQPGGGDPRPLGFDTDKYRINCTGLGNAPGGGASFVFAAEELDNAQEYELAAHCGEIVTVPVRSEVLDLMASDQSMLARGGYGGVLRQGFELAWTRSTKDQCYRCENSGGRCAYSYAKAFLGCLCSGKVGDPYCKNSSASTVQPPRSKRTPLKVIAGVSAAAAGLAVLGAGAFLFIMRKRRKNNVINSSSKLLKYSGSGGTPRSRVGDMESGSIDDPATHLFTYEELEEATNSFDENRELGDGGFGTVYKGYLKDGRVVAVKRLYNSYRRLEQFHNEAAILSGLRHPNLVMFYGCTSSQSRELLLVYEFVANGTVADHLHGPRAPERALSWPLRLNVAIESAAALAYLHAIEPPVVHRDVKTTNILLDADFHVKVADFGLSRLFPLDVTHVSTAPQGTPGYVDPEYHQCYQLTDKSDVYSFGVVLVELISSKPAVDITRHRNEINLAGMAISKIQKCQLEQLVDLDLGYESDPATKKMMTMVAELAFRCLQQNGEMRPPMKEVLEVLRSIQGECPMEKDGDKHKDGPFSPTTVHAPWDSRATTPNTSRD comes from the exons ATGGCTCACCTACCACGTTTCCTCCCCGTCatcctcttccccttcctctccctcgtCGCCCATTGCCCCGCCTCCCATGGCACCCCTCTTCCGCCCACCTACGACGTTTCCATGTGCGTGGACTCGCCGATCTGGTGCGGCGGCGTCGAAATCCACTACCCGTTCTACCTCGCCAACGCGACCGCCTACCACTACGGCGCACCCTTCTCTTGCGGGTACACCGACCTGAAGATAGCCTGCAAGGACGACGGGGAAACGCAGACCCCCGTCATCCACCTCGGCCGAGCCGACTACACGGTCCAGAACATCTTCTACAACAACAACAGCTTCCTGCTGGCCGACGCCGACGTGCTTCGCGGCGGCGATTGCCCCAGGGTCCGCCACAACGTCAGCTTCGACGAGGCGTGGCTGCAGTTGCGCAACACCAGCTCGCACGACAATCTCACCTTCTTCTTCGGCTGCTTCTCCAAGCAGCCAGGCGGCGGCGATCCTCGGCCGCTCGGTTTCGACACGGATAAGTACCGGATCAACTGCACGGGGTTGGGGAACGCACCTGGTGGCGGAGCCTCGTTCGTGTTCGCCGCCGAAGAGCTCGACAACGCCCAAGAGTATGAGTTGGCCGCGCACTGCGGGGAGATCGTCACCGTGCCGGTACGAAGCGAGGTTCTCGATCTCATGGCGAGTGATCAGTCCATGTTGGCGAGGGGTGGATACGGCGGCGTGCTAAGGCAGGGGTTCGAGCTCGCTTGGACCCGGAGCACCAAGGATCAATGCTACCGGTGCGAGAACTCAGGCGGGCGGTGCGCCTACAGCTACGCCAAGGCTTTCCTCGGTTGCTTGTGCAGCGGTAAGGTCGGTGACCCGTACTGCAAAAACAGTAGTGCCAGCACAGTACAACCGCCAA GATCAAAAAGGACTCCTCTCAAAGTTATTGCAG GTGtctcggctgctgctgctggtcttGCCGTGCTTGGTGCTGGCGCGTTTCTGTTCATTATGcgcaagaggaggaagaacaacgtGATCAACTCATCCTCGAAGCTCCTCAAGTACAGCGGCTCTGGCGGGACCCCGCGTTCCCGGGTCGGCGACATGGAGTCCGGCAGCATCGACGACCCGGCAACGCACCTCTTCACCTACGAGGAGCTCGAGGAGGCCACCAATTCCTTCGACGAGAACAGAGAACTCGGTGATGGCGGCTTCGGCACCGTCTACAAAG GGTACCTCAAGGATGGGCGCGTGGTGGCGGTGAAGCGTCTGTACAACAGCTACCGGCGCTTGGAGCAGTTCCATAACGAGGCGGCCATCCTGTCCGGCCTGCGCCACCCGAACCTGGTCATGTTCTACGGCTGCACGTCCAGCCAGAGCCGGGAGCTCCTCCTGGTGTACGAGTTCGTCGCCAACGGCACGGTCGCCGACCACCTGCACGGGCCCCGCGCCCCCGAGCGCGCCCTCTCGTGGCCGCTCCGCCTCAACGTCGCCATCGAGtccgccgcggcgctcgccTACCTCCACGCCATCGAGCCGCCCGTCGTGCACCGCGACGTCAAGACCaccaacatcctcctcgacgccgaCTTCCACGtcaaggtcgccgacttcggccTCTCCCGCCTCTTCCCCCTCGACGTCACGCACGTCTCCACCGCGCCCCAGGGCACGCCAGG GTACGTGGATCCAGAGTACCACCAGTGCTACCAGCTGACGGACaagagcgacgtgtacagcttcggggtGGTCCTGGTGGAGCTCATCTCGTCGAAGCCCGCCGTGGACATCACCCGGCACCGCAACGAGATCAACCTGGCCGGCATGGCCATCAGCAAGATCCAGAAGTGCCAGCTCGAGCAGCTCGTGGACCTCGACCTGGGCTACGAGTCCGACCCGGCgacgaagaagatgatgacgatGGTGGCGGAGCTGGCCTTCCGCTGCCTGCAGCAGAACGGCGAGATGCGCCCGCCGATGAAGGAGGTGCTGGAGGTGCTCAGGAGCATCCAGGGCGAGTGCCCGATGGAGAAGGACGGAGACAAACACAAGGACGGGCCCTTCTCGCCCACCACGGTCCACGCTCCTTGGGACAGCAGGGCCACGACGCCCAACACCAGCAGGGATTAG